One Pseudomonas tolaasii NCPPB 2192 genomic window carries:
- a CDS encoding PepSY domain-containing protein, which produces MKTLTALFAATALTLTAGLAQADVRPDHIEGLLKSGAVMPFEKLNAAAVATHAGASITDTELDHKNGVLVYEVDLTDTAGKRFEVKLDAKTGAVLENKQDT; this is translated from the coding sequence ATGAAAACCCTGACCGCCCTGTTCGCCGCTACTGCCCTGACCCTGACTGCCGGCCTGGCCCAGGCGGATGTTCGCCCGGACCACATCGAAGGCCTGCTCAAATCCGGCGCCGTCATGCCATTCGAGAAACTCAACGCCGCCGCCGTGGCCACCCACGCCGGCGCCAGCATCACCGACACCGAGCTGGACCACAAAAACGGTGTGCTGGTTTACGAAGTGGACCTCACCGACACCGCCGGCAAACGCTTTGAAGTGAAGCTCGACGCCAAGACCGGCGCGGTGCTGGAAAACAAGCAAGACACTTGA
- a CDS encoding transporter has translation MNHSIDHSHQDPDLFGLLYGFRFRPGEKGEQIDSATALKALQAPADPEEFLWLHLNLAHAACERWMQAHLSLPDEFFEALHEGSRSTRIEHVDSALLAVVNDVVFNFSSMVSSDISTLWVCARSRLLVSARLQPLHSVDKLRSSVKAGERFRSPLELLVHLLRDQGEVLTQIVRKTSISVDQIEDQLLSSRLSTNRAELGAARRVLVRLQRLLALEPGSLLRLLNRPPQWLQKEDVKELRKSTEEFALIINDLMALGERIKLLQEEIAANLNEQSNRTLFTLTVVTVLALPINIIAGFFGMNVGGVPLSTDPEGFWILVALVATFTLIAGRWAFRKRKDY, from the coding sequence ATGAACCACAGCATTGATCACAGCCATCAGGATCCCGATCTGTTTGGCTTGCTTTACGGTTTCCGCTTTCGCCCCGGCGAAAAAGGTGAGCAGATTGACTCGGCCACCGCCCTCAAGGCCTTGCAAGCACCGGCCGACCCGGAAGAATTCCTGTGGCTGCACCTGAACCTCGCCCACGCGGCCTGCGAGCGCTGGATGCAGGCGCATTTGTCATTGCCCGACGAGTTTTTTGAAGCGCTGCACGAAGGCTCGCGCTCCACGCGTATCGAACACGTGGACTCGGCCTTGCTGGCGGTGGTCAACGACGTGGTGTTCAACTTCAGCAGCATGGTGTCGTCGGATATTTCCACGCTGTGGGTGTGCGCCCGCAGCCGCCTGCTGGTAAGCGCGCGCCTGCAACCCTTGCACTCGGTGGATAAACTGCGCTCGTCGGTGAAGGCCGGCGAACGCTTCCGCTCGCCGCTGGAATTGCTGGTGCATTTGTTGCGCGACCAGGGCGAAGTGCTCACGCAAATCGTGCGCAAAACCAGCATCAGCGTGGACCAGATCGAAGACCAGTTGCTGTCCTCGCGCTTGTCCACCAACCGCGCCGAACTGGGTGCGGCGCGCCGGGTGCTGGTGCGCCTTCAACGCCTGCTGGCGCTGGAGCCGGGCTCGCTGCTGCGTCTGCTCAACCGCCCGCCGCAATGGCTGCAAAAGGAAGACGTGAAGGAGTTGCGCAAATCCACCGAGGAGTTTGCGCTGATCATCAACGACCTGATGGCCCTGGGCGAACGCATCAAGTTGTTGCAGGAAGAGATCGCCGCCAACCTCAACGAACAAAGCAACCGCACGCTGTTCACCCTGACCGTGGTGACGGTGCTGGCGCTGCCGATCAACATCATCGCCGGTTTTTTCGGCATGAACGTAGGCGGCGTGCCGCTTTCCACCGACCCGGAAGGCTTCTGGATTCTGGTGGCGCTGGTGGCGACGTTTACCTTGATTGCCGGGCGCTGGGCCTTCAGAAAGCGCAAAGACTACTGA
- a CDS encoding inorganic phosphate transporter, whose product MATPSLTASTTASPADPKPRLDKKPGLLTVIIFFAVLAMGLLFTAYSLMHDMHELGTVVTTWTPFLLLGVALLIALGFEFVNGFHDTANAVATVIYTNSLPPHFAVVWSGFFNFLGVLLSSGAVAFGIIALLPVELILQVGSSAGFAMIFALLIAAILWNLGTWWLGLPASSSHTLIGSIIGVGVANALMHGRDGTSGVDWGQAIKIGYALLLSPLIGFVFAALLLLALRAFVKNRSLYKAPKGDTPPPWWIRGMLIATCTGVSFAHGSNDGQKGMGLIMLILVGTLPMAYALNRTTPAEQSLQFAAVAEVTQVALVKSAPQVLPGDPRPILSTYVRTKEATPELVPALAALAGQIGDEVKGYGSLAKVPAEAVGNVRNDMYLTSETIRLMDKDKVGNFDADTQGKLKLFKDQIDNSTRFIPLWVKIAVAIALGLGTMVGWKRIVVTVGEKIGKTHLTYAQGASAEMVAMLTIGAADMYGLPVSTTHVLSSGVAGTMVANGGGLQMRTIRNLVMAWVLTLPAAILLSGSLYWLFTKLF is encoded by the coding sequence ATGGCCACCCCTTCCCTGACTGCCTCCACCACCGCCTCACCTGCAGACCCCAAACCCCGGTTGGACAAGAAACCCGGCCTGCTGACGGTGATCATTTTCTTCGCCGTGCTCGCCATGGGCCTGTTGTTCACCGCCTACAGCCTGATGCACGACATGCACGAACTGGGCACGGTGGTGACCACTTGGACGCCGTTCCTGTTGCTGGGCGTGGCACTGTTGATCGCCCTGGGTTTCGAGTTCGTCAACGGCTTTCACGACACCGCCAACGCCGTCGCCACGGTGATCTACACCAACTCGCTGCCGCCGCACTTCGCGGTGGTGTGGTCGGGCTTCTTCAACTTCCTCGGTGTGCTGCTCTCCAGCGGCGCGGTGGCGTTCGGCATCATCGCCTTGCTGCCGGTGGAGCTGATTTTGCAGGTGGGTTCGTCGGCCGGTTTCGCGATGATCTTCGCCCTGTTGATCGCCGCCATTTTGTGGAACCTCGGCACCTGGTGGCTGGGCTTGCCGGCGTCGTCGTCCCACACCCTGATCGGCTCGATCATCGGCGTGGGCGTGGCCAACGCCTTGATGCACGGGCGTGACGGCACCAGCGGTGTGGACTGGGGCCAGGCGATCAAAATTGGTTACGCGCTGTTGCTGTCGCCGCTGATTGGCTTCGTGTTTGCCGCGTTGCTGTTGCTGGCCCTGCGCGCCTTTGTGAAAAACCGCTCGCTGTACAAGGCGCCGAAAGGCGACACCCCGCCGCCCTGGTGGATTCGCGGCATGCTGATCGCCACCTGCACCGGCGTGTCGTTTGCCCACGGTTCCAACGACGGCCAGAAAGGCATGGGCCTGATCATGTTGATTCTGGTCGGCACCCTGCCGATGGCCTACGCGCTGAACCGCACCACGCCGGCCGAGCAGTCACTGCAATTTGCCGCCGTCGCCGAGGTGACCCAGGTCGCGCTGGTGAAAAGCGCGCCGCAAGTGTTGCCCGGCGACCCGCGCCCCATTCTCTCGACCTATGTGCGCACCAAGGAAGCCACCCCGGAACTCGTTCCGGCCCTGGCCGCGCTCGCCGGCCAGATCGGCGACGAAGTAAAAGGCTACGGTTCCCTGGCCAAAGTGCCCGCCGAGGCTGTAGGCAACGTGCGTAACGACATGTACCTGACCAGCGAAACCATCCGCCTGATGGACAAGGACAAAGTCGGCAACTTCGACGCCGACACCCAGGGCAAGCTCAAGCTGTTCAAGGACCAAATCGACAACTCCACGCGCTTTATCCCGCTGTGGGTGAAGATCGCCGTGGCCATCGCCTTGGGCCTCGGCACCATGGTGGGCTGGAAGCGCATCGTGGTCACGGTGGGCGAGAAGATTGGCAAGACTCACCTGACTTACGCCCAAGGCGCTTCGGCCGAAATGGTGGCGATGCTGACCATTGGCGCGGCGGACATGTACGGGTTGCCGGTGTCGACCACCCATGTGCTGTCCTCGGGTGTGGCCGGGACCATGGTGGCCAACGGCGGTGGGTTGCAGATGCGCACTATCCGCAACCTGGTGATGGCGTGGGTGCTGACATTGCCGGCGGCGATTCTGCTGTCGGGCAGCCTCTACTGGCTGTTCACCAAACTGTTCTAA
- a CDS encoding biotin-dependent carboxyltransferase family protein codes for MIKVLKPGLATSVQDLGREGYYHLGIPPSGALDQYALSAANHLVGNPVSAAGLECTLIGPELEFKQDALVAISGALMSPRLDGEVVHQDTAFQVRAGQVLRFEFPLAGARAYLAVAGGIDVPLVLGSRSTYTLGAVGGFDGRRLQEGDELPIGEARGQSRAGNSLPMALRRSVGGDVTLRVVPGLYYERLTDAAKSSFFAEPWTVGSEADRIGYRFKGGSALSFQPREQPFGAGSDPSNIVDSCYPIGSIQVPAGLEPIVLHRDAVSGGGYAMIGTVISADLDLIGQMQPNQRAGFVAVTLEEALEARRIYKKRLKAMAELFTH; via the coding sequence ATGATCAAGGTGCTCAAACCCGGCCTCGCCACCTCGGTGCAAGACCTTGGCCGCGAAGGCTATTACCACCTGGGCATTCCGCCGTCGGGCGCGCTGGACCAATACGCCCTCAGTGCGGCCAACCATCTGGTGGGCAACCCGGTGAGCGCGGCGGGCCTGGAATGCACGCTGATCGGGCCGGAGCTGGAATTTAAACAGGACGCGCTGGTGGCGATCAGCGGCGCGTTGATGTCACCGCGCCTGGACGGTGAAGTGGTGCATCAGGACACCGCCTTTCAAGTGCGCGCCGGGCAGGTGTTGCGGTTTGAATTTCCGCTGGCGGGCGCGCGGGCCTACCTGGCCGTGGCCGGTGGCATTGATGTACCGCTGGTGCTTGGCAGCCGCTCGACCTACACGCTGGGCGCCGTCGGCGGGTTCGATGGGCGACGTTTGCAGGAAGGCGATGAATTGCCCATCGGCGAGGCCAGGGGCCAGAGCCGCGCAGGTAACAGCTTGCCCATGGCACTGCGTCGCTCGGTGGGCGGCGACGTGACCCTGCGCGTGGTGCCGGGGTTGTATTACGAACGCCTGACGGACGCCGCCAAAAGCAGCTTTTTCGCCGAACCCTGGACAGTGGGCTCCGAGGCGGACCGCATTGGCTATCGGTTCAAGGGCGGCAGCGCGTTGAGCTTTCAGCCACGGGAGCAGCCGTTTGGGGCAGGGTCGGATCCGTCGAACATCGTCGACAGTTGCTACCCCATCGGCTCGATTCAGGTGCCGGCGGGGCTGGAGCCAATTGTGCTGCACCGTGACGCGGTGTCGGGGGGCGGTTACGCAATGATTGGCACGGTGATCAGTGCGGACCTGGACTTGATTGGGCAGATGCAGCCGAATCAGCGGGCGGGGTTTGTGGCGGTGACGCTGGAGGAGGCGTTGGAGGCCAGGCGTATCTACAAAAAGCGGCTCAAAGCGATGGCCGAACTCTTCACTCACTGA
- a CDS encoding 5-oxoprolinase subunit B family protein: MAQMSPIRYSFGGDEHLFAEVSDSMSLEAFFKGMAVTRAVERLALEGVLDVCLANASFQIRFDPDRIAPHVLLDAVQGAEAQAVAERTLHTRIIEIPVLYNDPWTHETLMRFRDRHQDPTGTDLEYAARINGLADVDAFIAAHSGAPWFVSMVGFVAGLPFMFQMVERERQLQVPKYLRPRTDTPKLTLGHGGCFGCIYSVRGAGGYQMFGVTPAPIYDPAQQLAYLKEHMVFFRPGDIVQFKPMDRDAYDLAVAEVDAGRFDLRIRPVEFSLDAFLADPTGYPKTLQEALA; the protein is encoded by the coding sequence ATGGCTCAAATGTCCCCCATTCGCTACAGCTTCGGCGGTGATGAACACCTGTTTGCCGAGGTCAGCGACAGCATGTCCCTGGAGGCGTTTTTCAAGGGCATGGCCGTGACCCGCGCCGTGGAGCGTCTGGCCCTGGAGGGCGTGCTGGATGTGTGCCTGGCCAATGCGTCCTTCCAGATTCGTTTCGACCCTGACCGCATCGCGCCCCACGTGTTACTCGACGCCGTGCAAGGCGCCGAAGCCCAGGCTGTGGCCGAGCGCACGCTGCACACGCGCATCATCGAAATCCCGGTGCTCTACAACGACCCGTGGACCCATGAAACCCTGATGCGTTTTCGCGACCGTCATCAAGACCCCACGGGCACCGACCTGGAGTACGCCGCGCGCATCAACGGCCTGGCCGACGTGGACGCGTTTATCGCCGCCCACAGCGGCGCGCCATGGTTTGTGTCGATGGTCGGGTTTGTGGCGGGCCTGCCCTTCATGTTCCAGATGGTCGAGCGTGAACGGCAGTTGCAGGTGCCCAAATACCTGCGCCCACGCACCGACACCCCCAAACTGACCCTGGGCCATGGCGGCTGTTTCGGCTGCATCTACTCGGTGCGCGGCGCGGGCGGTTACCAGATGTTCGGCGTGACCCCGGCGCCTATTTACGACCCGGCGCAGCAACTGGCTTATCTCAAGGAACACATGGTGTTCTTCCGCCCCGGCGACATCGTGCAGTTCAAACCCATGGACCGTGACGCCTACGACCTTGCGGTGGCCGAGGTGGACGCTGGGCGTTTCGACCTGCGCATCCGCCCGGTGGAGTTTTCCCTCGACGCCTTTCTCGCCGACCCCACCGGTTACCCGAAAACCCTGCAGGAGGCGCTGGCATGA
- a CDS encoding 5-oxoprolinase subunit PxpA, whose translation MQAVDFNSDMGESFGPWTIGDGVDAELMAHISSANIATGFHAGDPGTMRRTVERAKQLGVAIGAHPGFRDLVGFGRRHINAPAQELVDDMLYQLGALREIARAQGMNLQHIKPHGALYMHLARDEEAARLLVHNLQLIEPTLLLYCMPDSVIWRVAKELGQPVVREFYADREYDLSGSIVFTRNVRALDPATVAARVLRACQTGRVRTVEGEDLLIEFDSICLHSDTPGALDLVEATREALDRAGITVSTPR comes from the coding sequence ATGCAGGCAGTGGATTTCAATTCAGACATGGGCGAAAGCTTCGGCCCCTGGACCATCGGCGACGGCGTAGACGCCGAACTGATGGCCCATATCAGCTCGGCCAATATCGCCACCGGCTTCCATGCCGGTGACCCCGGCACCATGCGCCGCACGGTCGAGCGCGCCAAGCAATTGGGCGTCGCCATCGGCGCGCACCCAGGCTTTCGTGACCTGGTAGGGTTTGGTCGTCGACACATCAATGCACCGGCGCAGGAGCTGGTGGACGACATGCTCTACCAACTCGGCGCCCTGCGTGAAATCGCCCGCGCCCAGGGCATGAACCTGCAACACATCAAACCCCACGGCGCGCTCTACATGCACCTGGCCCGCGACGAAGAGGCCGCGCGGCTGCTGGTGCACAACCTGCAACTCATTGAGCCGACGCTGTTGCTGTACTGCATGCCCGACTCGGTAATCTGGCGCGTGGCCAAAGAACTGGGGCAGCCGGTGGTGCGCGAGTTTTATGCCGACCGTGAGTACGATCTCAGCGGCTCCATCGTGTTTACCCGCAACGTGCGGGCGCTGGATCCTGCGACTGTGGCGGCGCGTGTCCTGCGCGCCTGTCAGACCGGGCGTGTACGAACCGTGGAAGGCGAAGACCTGCTGATCGAGTTCGACTCCATCTGCCTGCACAGCGACACCCCCGGCGCGCTGGACCTGGTGGAAGCCACCCGCGAAGCGTTGGACCGGGCGGGCATTACCGTCAGCACACCCCGATAA
- a CDS encoding LysR family transcriptional regulator: MSLTLRQVRYFIATAEIGQISQAAIHLNISQSAVTTAIKELEAMLGVQLFVRSAQGMNLTDAGRHFLNRAYVIARSVEDALNSPLPDYRASGVLRVAASYTVLGYFLPHHLQRMEHWHPDVTIEVFEQERQAIEHGLLDGQFDMAVVLTANLTHPDIVSEILFNSERRLWLPSHHPLCERGAVSLADVAQEPYILLTVDEAEHSAMRYWEQAGQTPHVRLRTSSVEAVRSMVANGSGVAILSDLVHRPWSLEGKRIETLTVTDPVTPMSVGLAWHRERTFTPAMQAFRDYFHDAFLAPQQLSARR; this comes from the coding sequence ATGTCATTAACGTTGCGCCAGGTGCGTTACTTCATCGCCACCGCCGAGATCGGCCAGATTTCCCAGGCCGCGATTCACCTGAATATCTCCCAGTCGGCGGTGACCACGGCGATCAAGGAACTGGAAGCCATGCTTGGCGTGCAGCTGTTTGTGCGTTCAGCCCAGGGCATGAACCTGACCGACGCCGGGCGGCACTTTCTCAACCGCGCCTACGTGATCGCGCGCAGTGTGGAAGACGCGCTCAACAGCCCCCTGCCCGACTACCGCGCCAGTGGCGTGTTGCGGGTGGCGGCCAGCTACACGGTGTTGGGTTATTTCCTGCCCCACCACCTGCAACGCATGGAGCACTGGCACCCGGACGTGACCATCGAGGTGTTCGAGCAGGAACGCCAGGCCATCGAGCATGGCTTGCTCGACGGTCAGTTCGACATGGCCGTGGTGCTCACCGCCAACCTCACTCACCCGGATATCGTCTCGGAAATCCTGTTCAACTCCGAACGCCGCCTGTGGCTGCCCAGCCATCACCCTTTGTGCGAGCGCGGCGCCGTGAGCCTGGCGGATGTGGCGCAGGAGCCCTACATCCTGCTCACCGTCGATGAAGCCGAACACAGCGCCATGCGCTATTGGGAACAGGCCGGGCAGACACCCCATGTGCGGCTGCGCACCAGCTCGGTGGAAGCCGTGCGCAGCATGGTCGCCAATGGCAGCGGCGTGGCGATTCTGTCGGACCTGGTGCACCGGCCCTGGTCCCTTGAAGGCAAGCGCATCGAAACCCTGACGGTTACCGACCCGGTCACACCCATGAGCGTCGGCCTGGCCTGGCACCGCGAACGCACGTTTACCCCGGCGATGCAGGCGTTTCGGGATTACTTCCACGACGCGTTTCTCGCGCCGCAGCAGCTGTCGGCACGGCGTTAA
- a CDS encoding LysR family transcriptional regulator, translated as MNKLELLRTFVRVTELSSFTQAGESLGLPRSTVSEHVQALEELLGARLLQRTTRKVQATQDGRVLYERSKDLLAHMEELEGLFRQDEAQLTGRIRVDMPHVMARELILPRLPEFMDAHPLIELEISSTDRQVDLLAEGFDCVLRVGAQPDQSVVARWLCSLSMINCVSAGYVQRYGKPETLDDLAQHYLVHYVRPLGSRSPGFEYVQGNKVLRVPMAGRITVNSTDAYRAACLGGFGITQVPILGIRELLDSGELVEVLPGYVPPALDVSMLFAGQRHLPLRVRVFMDWLAATLQSRL; from the coding sequence ATGAACAAGCTTGAGCTGTTGCGCACCTTCGTGCGGGTCACCGAATTGTCGAGTTTTACCCAGGCGGGCGAGAGCCTGGGCCTGCCGCGCTCCACCGTGTCCGAGCATGTGCAGGCGCTGGAAGAGCTGCTCGGCGCCCGCCTGTTGCAGCGCACCACGCGCAAAGTGCAGGCAACCCAGGACGGGCGCGTGTTGTACGAGCGCAGCAAGGATTTGCTGGCGCACATGGAAGAACTGGAAGGCCTGTTTCGCCAGGATGAGGCGCAGCTCACAGGGCGTATTCGCGTCGACATGCCCCACGTCATGGCGCGGGAATTGATCCTGCCGCGCCTGCCCGAATTCATGGACGCGCACCCGCTGATCGAACTGGAAATCAGCAGCACCGACCGCCAGGTGGACCTGCTTGCCGAAGGCTTCGACTGCGTACTGCGCGTGGGCGCGCAACCGGACCAGTCGGTGGTCGCGCGGTGGCTGTGCAGCCTGTCGATGATCAACTGTGTGAGTGCCGGCTACGTTCAGCGCTATGGCAAGCCCGAAACCCTGGACGACCTGGCGCAGCATTATCTGGTGCATTACGTGCGGCCACTGGGCTCGCGCTCGCCGGGGTTTGAATACGTGCAAGGCAACAAGGTGCTGCGGGTGCCGATGGCCGGGCGGATCACAGTCAACAGCACCGATGCTTACAGAGCCGCTTGCCTGGGCGGGTTTGGCATCACTCAGGTGCCGATACTGGGCATACGCGAGTTGCTCGACAGCGGTGAGCTGGTGGAAGTGTTGCCCGGTTACGTCCCTCCGGCGTTGGACGTGTCCATGCTGTTTGCGGGCCAGCGCCATTTACCTCTGCGGGTGCGGGTGTTCATGGACTGGCTGGCGGCCACGCTGCAATCACGCCTGTAA
- a CDS encoding SDR family NAD(P)-dependent oxidoreductase → MTRKIALITGASRGLGKSAALHLAAQGVDIIGTYHSAATEAQAVVAQIEALGGRAAMLQLDVSQSARFDHFVSEVAGVLKDVFAQDHFNFLINNAGIGAHASFADTTEAQFDQLVAIHFKAPFFLTQKLLPLISDGGRIINISSGLARFSRPGYSAYASMKGAVEVLSRYQARELGPRGISVNTLAPGAIATDFSGGVVRDNPDVNAMVANNTALGRAGLPDDIGGAISTLLADGSHWITGQRIEASGGMFL, encoded by the coding sequence ATGACCCGCAAAATCGCACTCATCACCGGCGCCAGCCGCGGCCTGGGCAAAAGCGCCGCACTGCACCTGGCAGCTCAGGGCGTCGACATCATCGGCACTTACCACAGCGCAGCCACCGAGGCGCAAGCCGTGGTCGCGCAGATTGAAGCCCTGGGTGGCCGCGCCGCCATGCTGCAACTGGATGTGAGCCAGAGTGCCCGCTTCGATCATTTCGTCAGCGAAGTCGCCGGCGTGCTCAAGGATGTTTTCGCACAGGACCACTTCAATTTTCTGATCAACAACGCCGGCATCGGCGCCCACGCCAGCTTTGCCGACACCACCGAGGCACAGTTCGACCAACTGGTGGCGATCCACTTCAAGGCGCCGTTTTTCCTCACGCAAAAGCTGCTGCCATTGATCAGCGATGGCGGGCGCATCATCAATATTTCCAGCGGTCTGGCGCGGTTCAGCCGGCCGGGTTACTCGGCGTATGCCTCGATGAAAGGCGCGGTGGAAGTGCTGTCGCGCTACCAGGCCAGGGAACTGGGCCCACGCGGCATCAGCGTCAACACCCTGGCACCCGGCGCGATTGCCACCGACTTCAGCGGCGGCGTGGTGCGCGACAACCCGGATGTGAATGCGATGGTGGCCAACAATACCGCCCTGGGCCGCGCCGGTTTGCCGGACGACATTGGCGGCGCCATCTCAACGCTGCTGGCCGACGGCAGCCACTGGATCACCGGGCAACGCATCGAAGCCTCAGGCGGCATGTTTCTTTAA
- a CDS encoding LysR family transcriptional regulator, which yields MSFDPGLAGGMGVLAAVVDCGSFARAADSLDMTPSGVSRAISRLEKRLGIRLFDRTTRSVQLTDEGRRFYEEIAPLLAGLEEAANSAADSALTVRGRLRVNIDPYFSRLVLGPVLGEFMRRYPQLQLDLHTRDQLGDLVADGFDLAIRFGIPQSSSLIARKLMEVRVLTVASPAYLEHYGRPAVPQDLESGHMCLDFRDSQTGRPFAWEFHRPGEQITVRTSGRLVVNDASTLYSVCEHGHAVAQMLDLGLTPALKAGGLVELFPDWPDERFPLYAYYPSRHLPAAKVRAFLDFVASLKLD from the coding sequence ATGAGTTTTGATCCAGGTTTGGCCGGCGGCATGGGCGTTTTGGCGGCAGTGGTGGACTGTGGCAGCTTTGCCCGCGCCGCCGACAGCCTGGACATGACGCCCTCGGGCGTGAGCCGCGCCATTTCCCGCCTGGAAAAACGACTGGGAATCCGCCTGTTCGACCGCACCACGCGCTCGGTGCAACTGACCGACGAGGGGCGCCGTTTCTATGAGGAAATCGCCCCGCTGCTCGCCGGTCTCGAAGAGGCCGCCAACTCGGCGGCCGACAGCGCCCTCACCGTGCGCGGGCGTTTGCGGGTGAATATCGACCCGTACTTTTCCCGGCTGGTGCTGGGCCCGGTGCTCGGCGAGTTCATGCGCCGCTACCCGCAACTGCAACTGGACCTGCATACCCGCGACCAACTTGGCGACCTGGTGGCCGACGGTTTCGACCTGGCCATCCGCTTCGGCATTCCGCAATCCTCATCGCTGATCGCGCGCAAATTGATGGAAGTGCGCGTGCTCACCGTCGCCTCCCCCGCCTACCTTGAACACTACGGCAGGCCTGCCGTGCCGCAGGACCTGGAAAGCGGGCACATGTGCCTGGACTTTCGCGACTCGCAAACCGGCCGCCCGTTTGCCTGGGAATTCCACCGCCCCGGCGAACAAATCACCGTGCGCACCAGTGGCCGCCTGGTGGTCAACGACGCCAGCACCTTGTACAGCGTGTGTGAACACGGGCATGCGGTGGCGCAGATGCTTGACCTGGGCCTGACGCCGGCACTGAAAGCCGGCGGCTTGGTGGAGTTGTTTCCGGACTGGCCCGACGAGCGTTTTCCGTTGTACGCCTACTACCCGTCGCGGCATTTGCCCGCCGCCAAGGTGCGGGCGTTTCTGGATTTCGTCGCCTCGCTCAAGCTTGACTAG
- a CDS encoding multidrug/biocide efflux PACE transporter: MNPTKSITERVGQALGFEGLALLICTPLLVWITGRPALEMGAVTLGLSLLALTWNIIFNSLFDRLKVRLQLSGGVWTRVLHALMFEGGLILVAVPLIAAWMNISLMQAFILDIGVLLFFLPYTYVYHWGYDVIREKIVQQRLPSQA; this comes from the coding sequence ATGAACCCTACCAAGTCGATTACTGAACGTGTTGGCCAAGCCCTGGGGTTTGAAGGGCTGGCCTTGTTGATCTGCACGCCGTTGTTGGTGTGGATCACCGGTCGCCCTGCTTTGGAAATGGGCGCGGTAACCCTGGGGCTCAGCCTGCTGGCGCTGACCTGGAACATTATTTTCAACAGTTTGTTTGACCGCCTGAAAGTCCGCCTGCAATTGTCCGGCGGCGTGTGGACTCGCGTGTTGCATGCGTTGATGTTTGAAGGTGGACTCATCCTCGTTGCCGTGCCGTTGATCGCGGCCTGGATGAACATCAGCCTGATGCAGGCGTTTATCCTCGACATCGGCGTGTTGCTGTTTTTCCTGCCCTACACCTATGTGTATCACTGGGGGTACGACGTGATTCGGGAAAAAATCGTACAGCAACGCCTGCCTAGTCAAGCTTGA
- a CDS encoding LysR family transcriptional regulator, which yields MASNEVLQAFVQAATQGSFSAAARKLGKSQSTVSAAVASLEIDLDVELFDRSSRKPTLTPAGHVLLQRAEQVLEASSRLELAASQLSRGLEPRLTIAMSDTYQSDRFEIALKAFEQRYPDLELECLIAECEDLIALVQSGRAQIAFIEKQDVYPPDLTGAPVEERTEIALFVAPKHPLASLKNISADTLQQHRELRLASIINPTETRPTGRVWSAPSYLMLMEMAQLGFGWAPIPRWLVERFGGGHLVELKARSWPRSVAVDALWSRHHPPGPAGSWLLAKMLEG from the coding sequence ATGGCCTCAAACGAAGTGCTGCAGGCGTTTGTGCAGGCAGCCACCCAAGGCTCGTTTTCTGCGGCGGCGCGCAAACTGGGCAAAAGCCAGTCCACGGTCAGCGCGGCCGTGGCGAGCCTGGAGATTGATCTGGATGTGGAGCTGTTCGACCGCAGCAGCCGCAAACCCACCCTCACTCCCGCCGGGCATGTGTTGCTGCAGCGCGCCGAGCAGGTGCTGGAGGCCAGCAGCCGGCTGGAGTTGGCGGCGAGCCAGTTGTCCCGGGGGCTGGAACCCAGGTTGACCATCGCCATGTCGGACACCTACCAGTCCGACCGCTTTGAAATCGCCCTCAAAGCCTTCGAGCAGCGCTACCCGGACCTGGAGCTGGAGTGCCTGATCGCCGAATGCGAAGACTTGATTGCCCTGGTGCAGAGTGGCCGCGCGCAAATCGCCTTTATCGAAAAGCAGGACGTCTACCCGCCCGACCTCACCGGCGCACCGGTGGAGGAACGCACGGAAATCGCGTTGTTCGTTGCACCGAAACACCCGCTGGCGAGCCTGAAAAATATTTCGGCCGACACCCTGCAACAGCACCGCGAACTGCGCCTGGCCAGCATCATCAACCCGACGGAAACGCGCCCCACCGGCCGGGTGTGGTCGGCGCCGAGTTATTTGATGCTGATGGAAATGGCTCAGTTGGGGTTTGGCTGGGCACCGATTCCGCGCTGGCTGGTGGAACGTTTTGGCGGCGGGCATCTGGTGGAACTCAAGGCCCGCAGCTGGCCGCGCTCGGTGGCGGTGGATGCGCTGTGGTCACGGCACCACCCGCCGGGGCCGGCGGGGAGTTGGTTATTGGCCAAGATGCTCGAAGGATGA